In Alkalihalobacillus sp. AL-G, the genomic stretch ATATGGAATCGATAAGAATGACTGACGCATCAAAAAGACACCAAAGGCTGTTGTTGCATGGGGCAAAATCAATCCTGCGTAGGTATTTTTCAAGCCTAAATCAAGAGACAGGATATAGACCGGAATCATCAAAAGCTGGAACGGAATCATCATCGTAGATAAAATCAAAATGAACATTACGTTTTTCCCTCTGAATTTCATCCGTGCCAATGGATAAGCCGCCATCGAACAGAAAATGATGTTCAATAACACGGTAAATACCGCAACAACCGTACTGTTCCATAAATATTTCCAGAACGGGAACGCCTCCATCGCTGCAGGGAAGTTGGCGAATGTCAGGTCCTCTGGTATGAATTTTGGCGGATACGCAAAAATGTTTTCACTCCCAGACTTCAATGCCGTGGCTAGCAGCCAAACAAACGGACCGACCATCAATACCGAAATAAAGAGCAACAATGCATAGTTCAACACAGTCTTGGTTCTATTCTTGTTTTTCATTATCCGTTCGGTTTCCGGGACGGACTTGATGTAGGTATTCGGTTTGACGTCAGGTTTCGGTTTGTGCGCATTCATGTCTACCCCTCCTAAGCAACCGACTGTTCTCGTTTTCTAGTCAGAGTGATATTGATGATGGATACGATCAACGTAAGG encodes the following:
- a CDS encoding carbohydrate ABC transporter permease; translated protein: MNAHKPKPDVKPNTYIKSVPETERIMKNKNRTKTVLNYALLLFISVLMVGPFVWLLATALKSGSENIFAYPPKFIPEDLTFANFPAAMEAFPFWKYLWNSTVVAVFTVLLNIIFCSMAAYPLARMKFRGKNVMFILILSTMMIPFQLLMIPVYILSLDLGLKNTYAGLILPHATTAFGVFLMRQSFLSIPYELDESAKMDGANSFQIFWRILMPLVKPSMVTLAIFTFVMAWGDFLWPLIILDDQSMYTLPLGLQTLTGLFSANWRLIAAGAILSIIPIITVFIILQRYFIAGATKGAVKG